A window of the Hordeum vulgare subsp. vulgare chromosome 5H, MorexV3_pseudomolecules_assembly, whole genome shotgun sequence genome harbors these coding sequences:
- the LOC123397537 gene encoding low molecular mass early light-inducible protein HV90, chloroplastic produces MATMMSMSSFAGAAVVPRSSASSFGARSLPALGRRALVVRAQTEGPSAPPPNKPKASTSIWDAMAFSGPAPERINGRLAMVGFVTALAVEAGRGDGLLSQLGSGTGQAWFAYTVAVLSMASLVPLLQGESAEGRAGAIMNANAELWNGRFAMLGLVALAATEIITGAPFINV; encoded by the coding sequence ATGGCGACCATGATGTCCATGAGCTCCTTCGCCGGTGCGGCCGTCGTGCCGCGCAGCTCGGCCAGCAGCTTCGGCGCCCGGTCTCTGCCAGCGCTGGGCCGACGCGCCCTCGTCGTCAGGGCACAGACCGAGGGCCCGAGCGCACCACCGCCAAACAAACCCAAGGCGAGCACCTCGATCTGGGACGCGATGGCGTTCAGCGGCCCTGCGCCGGAGCGCATCAACGGGCGGCTAGCCATGGTGGGCTTCGTGACGGCGCTTGCGGTGGAGGCAGGGCGCGGCGACGGGCTCCTCTCGCAGCTCGGCAGCGGCACCGGGCAGGCGTGGTTCGCCTACACCGTGGCGGTGCTGTCCATGGCGTCGCTGGTGCCGCTGCTCCAGGGCGAGAGCGCCGAGGGCAGAGCCGGCGCCATCATGAACGCCAACGCGGAACTCTGGAACGGCCGCTTCGCCATGCTCGGACTCGTCGCGCTGGCCGCCACCGAGATCATCACCGGCGCGCCTTTCATCAACGTGTAG